In Saccharolobus solfataricus, a genomic segment contains:
- the dps gene encoding DNA protection during starvation protein, with protein sequence MQEKPQEPKVVGVEILEKSGLDIKKLVDKLVKATAAEFTTYYYYTILRMHLTGMEGEGLKEIAEDARLEDRLHFELMTQRIYELGGGLPRDIRQLADISACSDAYLPENWKDPKEILKVLLEAEQCAIRTWKEVCDMTYGKDPRTYDLAQRILQEEIEHEAWFLELLYGRPSGHFRRSSPGNAPYSKK encoded by the coding sequence ATGCAAGAGAAACCCCAAGAACCAAAGGTAGTCGGAGTAGAAATCTTGGAAAAATCTGGGTTAGATATCAAAAAGTTAGTAGATAAACTAGTTAAAGCAACAGCTGCAGAGTTCACCACATATTACTACTATACCATATTGAGAATGCACCTAACTGGTATGGAAGGAGAGGGTCTTAAGGAAATAGCTGAGGACGCTAGGCTTGAGGATAGACTTCACTTCGAACTAATGACTCAAAGGATTTATGAACTGGGAGGAGGTCTACCTAGAGACATAAGGCAGCTTGCTGATATTTCAGCTTGCTCCGATGCGTATTTACCAGAGAATTGGAAAGACCCTAAGGAGATATTAAAGGTTTTGTTAGAAGCTGAGCAATGCGCGATAAGAACTTGGAAAGAAGTATGTGATATGACGTATGGAAAAGATCCTAGAACTTACGATTTAGCGCAGAGGATACTTCAAGAAGAGATAGAGCACGAAGCGTGGTTCTTAGAGTTACTATACGGAAGACCATCGGGTCATTTCAGAAGAAGTTCACCAGGGAACGCTCCATATTCCAAGAAATAA
- a CDS encoding Rieske (2Fe-2S) protein, producing the protein MLVRVSSLSDLEEKKPRKFSINGIEVVIVRVGDKVFAIEAYCPHKGRNLEYGEVEGYKIRCDLHGYEYSLENGELIFNPYGKTSGWYFSPNLRIYKVEIKGKDIFIQI; encoded by the coding sequence ATGCTAGTCAGAGTGTCTAGCTTATCAGACTTGGAAGAGAAGAAACCAAGAAAATTCTCCATCAACGGCATAGAAGTAGTCATAGTTAGGGTTGGTGATAAAGTGTTTGCTATAGAAGCATATTGTCCTCATAAGGGAAGGAATCTGGAATATGGAGAGGTAGAGGGATATAAAATAAGGTGCGATTTACACGGATATGAATATAGTCTTGAAAACGGTGAGTTGATATTTAATCCTTATGGTAAAACGTCAGGGTGGTACTTCTCACCTAACTTAAGGATTTACAAAGTGGAGATAAAGGGCAAAGATATTTTTATACAAATTTAA
- the crn1 gene encoding CRISPR-associated ring nuclease Crn1, giving the protein MVKLVATLGTSPGGVIESFLYLVKKGENIDEVRVVTTSNAEVKKAWRIVRLMFVCCIQEKFPKVEISEHPLDIEDIYSEDDLRKVREFVEKQLGEGDYLDITGGRKSMSVAAALAAKNKGVKIITSIIPQDDYNKISKKVRELKEIPEIKNRGECRQEMKETYCSLIVQDARSIEFEI; this is encoded by the coding sequence ATGGTTAAACTAGTAGCTACATTAGGTACATCCCCGGGTGGAGTAATAGAATCTTTTCTTTACCTAGTAAAAAAGGGAGAAAACATCGATGAAGTAAGAGTAGTGACTACATCTAATGCAGAAGTAAAGAAGGCATGGAGAATAGTAAGATTAATGTTTGTATGTTGTATTCAAGAGAAATTCCCTAAGGTAGAAATTAGTGAGCATCCACTTGATATTGAAGATATTTACAGTGAAGATGACTTAAGGAAAGTTAGGGAATTCGTTGAAAAACAGTTAGGTGAGGGGGACTATTTAGATATAACCGGAGGGAGGAAGAGTATGAGTGTTGCTGCCGCTTTAGCAGCTAAAAATAAGGGGGTCAAAATAATAACTTCAATAATCCCACAAGACGATTACAATAAGATTTCCAAGAAAGTAAGGGAGTTAAAGGAAATACCCGAGATCAAGAATAGAGGTGAATGTAGGCAAGAAATGAAGGAAACCTATTGCAGTTTAATTGTGCAAGACGCTAGATCAATAGAATTTGAAATTTAA
- a CDS encoding metallophosphoesterase family protein: MVFKFKLGFFTDLHGSEYSFKRSLNIAKSKRVDFLIISGGLIAKEILFVEDIGGRYFLNGKKVNLNNLNEDALRSGKYIVVDKKEVIEDIKSDKSKLEKIVIEKASEQMSRWVKIAEEIFRLEKVFWSPAHGDIPQLDSILKNYGSNLINENVINLEEIQIVSLGFGSPIGNSYREIPDSELYIKGKSLLKDADKERLIMNFHMPPLNTKLDNAKVGLRKSHVGSKAVLDLITEFQPIISLHGHVHESTSMDKVGETIAINPGSLYQLGDPSIVTFEVHKELKSFGSVNVSKYVIKNIEFVSTNPLDVI; the protein is encoded by the coding sequence ATGGTCTTTAAATTTAAGTTAGGATTCTTCACCGATCTTCATGGTTCGGAGTATTCATTTAAGAGGTCACTAAATATTGCAAAATCGAAGAGAGTCGACTTTCTCATTATAAGTGGGGGGTTAATTGCTAAAGAAATACTCTTTGTAGAGGATATCGGAGGAAGATATTTTTTAAACGGTAAAAAGGTTAATTTGAATAACCTTAATGAAGATGCGTTAAGGTCTGGGAAATATATAGTAGTAGACAAAAAAGAGGTTATTGAGGATATAAAGAGTGATAAGAGTAAACTGGAGAAAATAGTTATTGAGAAAGCATCTGAGCAAATGTCAAGATGGGTTAAAATAGCTGAGGAAATTTTTCGTTTAGAAAAGGTATTTTGGTCCCCAGCACATGGAGATATTCCGCAATTGGATTCCATTCTTAAGAATTATGGCAGTAATCTGATTAACGAAAACGTTATAAATCTAGAGGAAATTCAGATAGTCTCACTAGGTTTTGGTTCTCCAATAGGTAATTCATACAGAGAAATTCCAGACTCTGAATTATACATAAAAGGTAAATCGTTACTTAAGGACGCTGATAAGGAAAGATTAATTATGAACTTCCACATGCCCCCTTTAAACACAAAATTGGATAATGCGAAGGTCGGTTTGAGGAAGTCCCATGTAGGTTCAAAGGCAGTACTTGATTTAATTACTGAATTTCAACCTATTATTTCACTTCATGGTCACGTTCACGAAAGTACATCAATGGATAAGGTAGGCGAGACTATCGCAATAAACCCTGGTAGTTTATATCAATTGGGTGATCCTTCGATAGTCACATTCGAAGTTCATAAGGAGTTGAAGAGCTTCGGGAGCGTAAATGTCAGCAAGTATGTTATAAAAAATATTGAGTTCGTGTCCACTAATCCGTTAGACGTAATATAA
- a CDS encoding dienelactone hydrolase family protein, whose product MEKEIFYDSDGAKIRAFLATPENPKLAVIVIHEIWGLNDNIKDISRRLANEGYMALAPQLYTRNEDVLNEGNIQNVMMKVWSIPPEKRNDPNSYQQIMSALDEKGKKVAELLVLNRQKTEEQMIKDAIKAYEYVSSQGVKKIVSMGFCMGGGLAFQLATEVPLDGTIVFYGRNPQPLEAIQKIKGPILGLYAGEDPPIDAGLPDLISAIIKYKKDLELKIYPGAYHAFFNDRGRSYNKEAAEDAWERVKSFLRRVSK is encoded by the coding sequence ATGGAAAAGGAGATATTTTATGATTCAGACGGAGCTAAAATAAGGGCTTTCCTAGCTACCCCAGAAAATCCTAAATTGGCAGTAATAGTAATACATGAAATATGGGGTCTTAATGATAATATAAAAGATATTTCAAGAAGGTTAGCAAATGAGGGCTATATGGCACTAGCTCCTCAATTATACACTAGGAATGAGGATGTTCTAAACGAGGGGAACATTCAAAATGTAATGATGAAAGTATGGAGTATACCACCAGAGAAGAGGAATGATCCAAATTCTTATCAACAAATAATGTCAGCGTTAGATGAAAAAGGTAAAAAAGTAGCTGAGTTATTGGTCTTAAATAGACAAAAGACGGAGGAACAGATGATAAAGGACGCTATTAAGGCTTACGAGTACGTAAGCTCACAAGGTGTTAAAAAGATAGTCAGTATGGGCTTCTGTATGGGTGGGGGTTTGGCATTTCAGTTAGCGACCGAAGTACCACTAGATGGGACAATAGTCTTTTACGGCAGAAATCCACAACCATTGGAGGCAATCCAGAAGATAAAGGGGCCAATATTAGGTCTATATGCTGGAGAGGACCCGCCAATAGATGCGGGGTTACCAGATCTAATTTCCGCTATAATAAAATATAAGAAGGATTTAGAACTCAAAATTTACCCCGGAGCGTATCATGCGTTCTTTAATGATAGAGGGCGTTCGTATAATAAGGAAGCAGCTGAAGATGCTTGGGAAAGAGTAAAGAGCTTTCTAAGGAGGGTGTCAAAGTGA
- a CDS encoding S53 family peptidase, translating to MESKNVILKRVMLLLVLILSTTTFLTIIAQSQAQYYYIQTSSPQYTIIPGSVFVEPLNSSQTLYIAVLLNFTNLASLQSYLNEIYLSAPQFHHWLTPSQFREYYYPSRSYVNSLIKYLESYNLQFLGNYGLILVFSGTVGNIEKAFNTYINVYYYPFKNLYWFGLLGIKNIGPFYYYSNNVTPSLPFNIGKYVLGVVGIDSLDPKVVNVVTQTWHLPMVKAQSGLVSKAIISPITIEQYFNFTLAYERGYTGGGSNIAIEGVPESFVNVSDIYSFWQLYGIPRTGHLNVIYFGNVTTGGQSGENELDAEWSGAFAPAANVTIVFSNGYVGGPQLVGNLLNYYYEYYYMVNYLNPNVISISVTVPESFLAAYYPAMLDMIHNIMLQAAAQGISVLAASGDWGYESDHPPPNFHIGTYNTIWYPESDPYVTSVGGIFLNASSNGSIVEISGWDYSTGGNSVVYPAQIYEITSLIPFTPVIVRTYPDIAFVSAGGYNIPEFGFGLPLVFQGQLFVWYGTSGAAPMTAAMVALAGTRLGALNFALYHISYQGIIESPLGNFVGKVAWIPITSGNNPLPAHYGWNYVTGPGTYNAYAMVYDLLLYSGLIES from the coding sequence ATGGAAAGTAAGAATGTAATATTAAAAAGGGTAATGTTACTTCTAGTGTTGATTTTAAGCACTACAACTTTCCTAACAATTATAGCGCAAAGTCAAGCACAATACTATTATATACAAACATCTTCTCCACAATACACAATAATTCCCGGATCAGTATTTGTAGAACCCCTCAACAGTAGTCAAACCTTATACATAGCAGTTCTCTTAAATTTCACTAATTTAGCCTCTTTACAATCATACCTTAACGAAATTTACCTCTCTGCCCCACAGTTCCATCACTGGTTGACTCCATCACAGTTTAGAGAATATTATTATCCTTCAAGGTCCTATGTAAACTCACTAATAAAGTATCTGGAATCTTATAACTTACAATTTTTAGGTAATTATGGTTTAATACTAGTATTTAGTGGAACTGTGGGGAATATAGAGAAAGCATTCAACACTTACATTAACGTTTACTACTATCCATTCAAGAACCTCTATTGGTTTGGTCTACTAGGAATTAAGAACATTGGTCCATTTTACTACTACTCAAATAACGTTACTCCATCATTACCATTTAATATTGGAAAATATGTATTAGGAGTAGTTGGGATAGATAGTCTAGATCCCAAGGTAGTTAACGTGGTTACACAAACATGGCATTTACCTATGGTTAAAGCCCAAAGCGGACTGGTTTCAAAAGCCATAATTTCACCGATAACAATAGAGCAATATTTTAACTTTACCTTAGCCTATGAGCGAGGTTATACTGGCGGAGGTAGTAATATTGCGATTGAGGGAGTACCTGAGTCCTTTGTAAACGTATCAGACATCTATAGTTTTTGGCAACTTTATGGTATACCTAGAACTGGTCATCTAAACGTTATATATTTCGGGAATGTTACAACTGGAGGGCAATCAGGAGAGAATGAGCTTGATGCGGAATGGTCTGGTGCCTTCGCACCAGCAGCTAACGTTACAATAGTCTTCAGTAACGGTTACGTGGGCGGTCCCCAGCTAGTGGGCAATTTACTAAACTATTATTATGAGTATTATTACATGGTTAACTACTTAAATCCTAACGTCATTTCAATTTCTGTAACCGTTCCAGAAAGTTTTCTAGCAGCATACTATCCAGCAATGTTAGACATGATTCATAACATAATGTTGCAAGCTGCAGCGCAAGGAATTTCTGTCTTAGCAGCCTCTGGAGACTGGGGATATGAGAGTGATCACCCGCCTCCTAATTTCCATATCGGAACATATAATACGATATGGTACCCTGAGTCTGATCCCTACGTAACGTCAGTTGGCGGGATATTTCTTAATGCGTCGTCTAATGGTAGTATTGTGGAAATTAGTGGGTGGGATTATAGTACTGGAGGTAATAGTGTTGTTTATCCAGCACAAATTTATGAAATAACTTCACTGATTCCATTTACTCCCGTTATTGTAAGGACTTATCCAGATATCGCATTCGTCTCAGCTGGGGGTTATAATATTCCAGAATTCGGTTTCGGTCTGCCTTTAGTATTTCAAGGTCAATTGTTCGTATGGTATGGAACCAGTGGAGCTGCACCAATGACTGCTGCAATGGTAGCCTTAGCTGGTACCAGATTAGGTGCACTCAACTTCGCATTGTATCACATTTCGTATCAAGGTATAATAGAATCTCCACTAGGCAATTTTGTCGGTAAGGTTGCCTGGATACCAATAACTAGTGGAAATAATCCACTTCCAGCCCATTATGGATGGAACTATGTCACAGGTCCAGGAACATATAATGCGTACGCAATGGTTTACGATTTGTTGCTATATTCTGGCTTAATTGAAAGTTAA
- a CDS encoding TenA family transcriptional regulator yields the protein MNVLEQIRKELEGLNDQIINHPLLKEKELKKEVVHSFVINQWYIVNHDLRSLAIGLSRSTNLEELDIFKILVDGDYHALKEIVKLMNELGIEVKDPLLYNVSPPAVSYTHYLSWLASYAKPSEFLFAGIVNLPVWASVVTRFGDMIKEKFNIRETGFFEAFRGSYKELEDRIVRLVENSQVERLRGIAYTIQYYEKSFWDSVYTTH from the coding sequence GTGAACGTACTAGAACAGATAAGAAAAGAGCTAGAAGGATTAAATGATCAAATAATCAACCACCCCTTATTAAAGGAGAAGGAGTTGAAGAAGGAAGTAGTTCATAGTTTTGTTATAAATCAGTGGTATATTGTCAATCACGATTTAAGATCGCTGGCAATAGGTCTATCAAGGAGTACTAATTTAGAAGAACTTGATATATTTAAGATACTAGTGGATGGGGATTACCATGCGTTAAAGGAAATAGTAAAGCTTATGAACGAGCTAGGGATTGAGGTAAAGGATCCACTACTGTATAACGTATCACCTCCGGCTGTAAGTTATACTCATTATTTATCTTGGCTAGCTAGTTATGCTAAGCCCTCCGAGTTCCTATTTGCCGGGATTGTGAATTTACCAGTATGGGCTAGTGTTGTCACTAGATTCGGAGATATGATAAAAGAGAAATTTAATATAAGGGAGACGGGCTTCTTCGAAGCTTTCAGAGGTTCTTATAAGGAGTTAGAGGATAGAATAGTCAGATTAGTTGAGAACAGTCAAGTTGAGAGGCTTAGGGGAATCGCTTACACTATTCAATATTATGAGAAGTCCTTCTGGGACTCAGTATATACAACTCATTAA
- a CDS encoding xanthine dehydrogenase family protein molybdopterin-binding subunit, which produces MRRIDAYDLLIGKGNYVDDISYKGKYAVFIRSPYAHARIVNINKEDAERRGALVLTGKDLVSRNVESGEREGASLTTPLMAINKALYVGQPVALVIANDPYEATDLAELVQIDYEPLEGIGNIEKALENKVTVFEDLKTNVVREQTFEFGKLSTQGRHLELDLYWSRSSGNPIEPYGAITIPTDDSLTIISNQQAGNVVSNEIQKALGVKVVHKNARQGGSFGEKFSLVRYLTVLGFAALKFKVPIKWIETRNEHLMASNGSGPERKFKIHAYYSSDGRVNSLDVHIWEDVGASRDAGQPFKPLAFLTGPYKIGGIRYTGTLVATNKNPAGAFRGAGTPPHTWALERTMDAIADDLGISKADVRKINAIDTFPYDSGFAYYDSGNPRGLLDLALSRKDIFALRNKNTGVGLALSTDPSTPSGSERVKIKVKNNKIVIGLGFGPEGQGNEHSAVVMASRLLGITPDDVAYEILDNTELPTSFGPGGSRMAIYTFGAVSGAVEELKARLRRKAEVVLNDKVIDYRDGYFIGENGGKVRITSLEGEEVDFTYTLQGKYRFNAYPFACDLAVVRIEDGKIKPIKHVVYIDPGTPIDEDLVKEQVIGGTAIGISLALYEHYVYDENANLLTTNLADYGMPTAADLPEIEVNIVPTPSPSTPYGAKGIGEIPVGIAAAAVTSAIEDVIKRRINRVPVSLEDLFE; this is translated from the coding sequence ATGAGAAGAATAGACGCATATGACCTATTAATAGGAAAGGGTAATTATGTAGATGATATATCGTATAAGGGAAAATACGCAGTATTTATCAGAAGCCCATACGCCCATGCTAGAATAGTCAACATCAATAAAGAAGATGCAGAAAGAAGAGGCGCATTAGTTCTAACAGGTAAAGATTTAGTATCTAGAAATGTAGAATCTGGCGAAAGAGAAGGAGCAAGTTTGACAACTCCATTAATGGCGATAAATAAGGCACTATACGTTGGCCAACCAGTAGCTTTAGTTATTGCAAATGATCCATATGAGGCTACGGATTTAGCGGAATTAGTTCAAATCGATTATGAACCTTTGGAAGGCATAGGAAATATTGAAAAAGCTTTAGAGAATAAGGTAACAGTATTTGAGGATTTGAAGACAAACGTAGTAAGAGAACAAACCTTTGAATTCGGAAAACTGAGCACACAAGGTAGGCACTTAGAATTAGACCTATACTGGTCTAGAAGCTCTGGAAATCCAATAGAACCTTATGGGGCAATCACAATTCCAACAGATGATAGTTTGACCATAATTTCGAATCAGCAAGCAGGGAACGTAGTATCCAACGAAATACAGAAGGCGTTAGGAGTTAAGGTAGTACATAAAAACGCTAGGCAAGGAGGAAGCTTCGGTGAGAAGTTCTCCCTAGTCAGATACTTGACAGTATTAGGCTTTGCAGCATTGAAGTTTAAAGTACCAATAAAGTGGATTGAGACTAGAAATGAGCATTTAATGGCATCAAATGGAAGTGGACCAGAGAGGAAATTCAAAATCCACGCCTATTATTCCTCTGATGGAAGGGTAAATAGTTTAGATGTTCACATATGGGAAGACGTTGGTGCCTCTAGGGATGCTGGTCAACCTTTTAAACCTTTAGCGTTCTTAACTGGACCATATAAAATTGGAGGTATAAGATATACTGGAACTTTAGTTGCCACAAATAAGAACCCAGCTGGAGCATTTAGAGGTGCTGGCACTCCGCCTCATACTTGGGCGCTAGAAAGAACAATGGATGCCATAGCTGATGACTTAGGTATTAGTAAGGCTGATGTGAGAAAGATTAACGCAATAGATACTTTCCCCTACGATTCTGGATTTGCATACTACGATTCTGGAAATCCAAGAGGCTTACTAGATTTAGCGTTATCAAGAAAAGACATCTTTGCATTGAGGAATAAGAACACTGGAGTAGGTTTAGCGTTATCAACTGATCCCAGTACACCTTCTGGCAGCGAGAGAGTGAAAATTAAGGTTAAGAATAATAAAATTGTAATCGGTTTGGGATTTGGTCCGGAGGGTCAAGGTAACGAGCATTCAGCAGTGGTAATGGCTTCAAGACTATTAGGGATAACCCCAGATGACGTCGCATATGAGATTCTAGATAACACTGAATTGCCAACGTCCTTTGGACCTGGAGGAAGTAGAATGGCGATTTACACTTTTGGAGCTGTTTCTGGGGCAGTGGAGGAGCTAAAAGCTAGATTGAGGAGGAAGGCAGAAGTTGTCCTAAACGATAAAGTCATTGATTACAGAGATGGGTACTTTATAGGAGAAAACGGAGGAAAAGTTAGAATTACGTCACTCGAGGGAGAAGAGGTCGACTTCACTTACACATTACAAGGTAAGTATAGATTCAATGCCTATCCATTCGCTTGTGACTTGGCAGTTGTTAGAATTGAAGACGGCAAGATAAAGCCAATAAAACACGTAGTTTACATTGATCCAGGAACTCCGATAGACGAGGATTTAGTAAAGGAACAAGTAATAGGAGGTACTGCAATTGGAATTTCTCTAGCATTATACGAACATTACGTATACGATGAGAACGCTAACTTACTAACTACAAACCTAGCGGACTATGGAATGCCAACCGCTGCTGATTTACCGGAAATAGAGGTCAACATAGTTCCGACTCCCTCTCCATCAACTCCTTATGGAGCTAAGGGAATAGGGGAAATCCCAGTTGGAATAGCTGCAGCTGCAGTAACTAGCGCCATTGAAGACGTTATAAAGAGAAGGATAAATAGAGTTCCAGTAAGCCTAGAAGACCTTTTTGAATAG
- the treZ gene encoding malto-oligosyltrehalose trehalohydrolase, with protein sequence MTFGYKLDEDGVTFNLWAPYQRKVKLKILNRGIYEMERDDKGYFTITLDNVRVGDRYKYILDDNSEVPDPASRYQPEGVHGYSEIISPDFEWDDENSVKVKREDLVIYELHIGTFTSEGTFEGVIKKLNYLKELGVTAIEIMPIAQFPGKKDWGYDGVYLYAVQNSYGGPSGFRKLVNEAHKLGLAVILDVVYNHVGPEGNYMVKLGPYFSEKYKTPWGLTFNFDDAGSDEVRKFILENVEYWINEFHVDGFRLDAVHAIIDNSPKHILEDIADVVHKYDKIVIAESDLNDPRVVNPKEKCGYNIDAQWVDDFHHAIHAFLTGERQGYYSDFGSIGDIVKSYKDVFIYDGKYSNFRRKTHGKSVGDLDGCKFVVYIQNHDQVGNRGGGERLIKLVDKESYKIAAALYILSPYIPMIFMGEEYGEENPFYYFSDFSDPKLIQGVREGRRRENGQETDPQSDCTFNDSKLSWKINDDILSFYKSLIKIRKEYGLACNRKLSVENGNYWLTVKGNGCLAVYVFSKSVIEMKYSGTLVLSSNSSFPSQITESKYELDKGFALYKL encoded by the coding sequence ATGACGTTTGGTTATAAATTAGATGAAGACGGCGTAACCTTTAATTTATGGGCTCCCTATCAAAGGAAAGTTAAGTTAAAGATATTAAATAGGGGAATTTATGAGATGGAAAGAGATGACAAGGGATACTTTACTATTACTCTAGATAACGTGAGAGTTGGTGATAGATATAAGTACATTCTAGATGACAACAGTGAAGTACCAGATCCAGCTTCTAGGTATCAGCCCGAGGGAGTTCACGGCTATTCTGAAATTATTTCACCAGATTTCGAATGGGATGATGAGAATAGCGTAAAGGTAAAAAGGGAGGATCTCGTAATTTATGAACTTCATATAGGTACATTTACATCAGAAGGTACTTTTGAAGGGGTGATAAAGAAGCTAAACTACTTAAAGGAACTTGGAGTAACTGCAATAGAGATAATGCCAATTGCACAGTTTCCAGGGAAAAAAGACTGGGGCTATGATGGGGTTTACTTGTACGCTGTACAGAACTCTTATGGAGGACCAAGTGGATTTAGGAAACTAGTAAATGAGGCCCATAAGCTGGGATTAGCGGTAATATTAGACGTAGTTTATAATCACGTTGGGCCAGAAGGAAATTATATGGTAAAGTTAGGGCCCTATTTCTCAGAGAAATATAAAACCCCTTGGGGTTTAACATTTAATTTTGACGATGCTGGAAGTGATGAAGTTAGAAAGTTCATACTGGAAAATGTTGAATATTGGATAAATGAGTTTCACGTTGATGGATTTAGACTTGACGCTGTTCACGCCATTATTGATAATTCTCCAAAACATATCTTAGAGGATATTGCTGATGTAGTCCACAAATATGACAAGATTGTAATAGCCGAGAGTGATTTAAATGATCCCAGAGTTGTTAATCCTAAAGAGAAGTGTGGATATAATATTGATGCCCAGTGGGTAGATGATTTTCATCATGCAATACATGCTTTCTTGACCGGTGAGAGACAAGGTTATTATAGTGACTTTGGTAGTATAGGTGATATAGTTAAATCGTACAAAGATGTCTTCATATATGATGGGAAGTACTCGAACTTTAGAAGAAAAACTCACGGAAAATCGGTCGGCGATCTAGATGGTTGTAAGTTCGTAGTTTATATACAAAATCACGATCAAGTTGGCAATAGGGGTGGAGGGGAAAGATTAATTAAACTGGTTGATAAGGAGAGCTATAAGATCGCTGCAGCGCTTTACATACTTTCACCATATATTCCAATGATCTTTATGGGAGAGGAATACGGTGAGGAAAATCCGTTTTACTACTTTTCCGACTTTTCTGATCCTAAACTAATACAAGGAGTTAGAGAGGGTAGAAGAAGAGAGAATGGACAAGAGACTGATCCACAGTCCGACTGCACATTTAACGATTCTAAGTTAAGCTGGAAGATAAATGACGATATTCTTTCATTTTACAAGAGTTTAATAAAAATAAGGAAAGAGTATGGTTTAGCTTGTAATAGAAAATTGAGTGTTGAAAATGGGAATTATTGGTTAACCGTGAAAGGAAATGGGTGTTTAGCTGTTTACGTGTTTTCCAAATCTGTAATTGAAATGAAATATAGTGGGACTTTAGTTCTATCCTCCAATAGCTCTTTTCCATCACAAATTACAGAAAGTAAGTACGAATTAGATAAGGGATTTGCTTTATATAAACTTTAG